CCGCGCAGCGAGCGGAAGAGACCCAGAATAGCATGTTTGCTCATGCTGTATTGGCTCTGGCCGGGAAGTGGAATGATAGAGGCCACGGAACCCACGAAAAGAAGGCATCTGTCAGGTCTCTTGTTTCGCGGAAGGTAGTACAGCGCAAGATGAGACGTGTAAATGACGCCTCTCACGTTCACATCCAGTGTTGCTGTATTAGGCTCCGGGATTTTCCCGTTCACAAAATCGGGATTCTCGAATTTGGTAGCCTCTGCGGGGAGGATGATTCCGGCGTTGGGAACCACGATGTCTACAGAGCCGTATGGACTGATTTGGATGGCGGCCTCAAAAAGGCCGACTTGAGACTCCCAGTTTGTGACATCGCAGTGCCGGAACTCGAAAACTCCCTTGGGATAAGCCATCCGAAGCGAGGCCACAAGCTCTTCGCCAGCCCGGTCTGCAACATCTCCAACGATGATATTTGCTCCATGAGCGGCCCAATGGCGAACCATATGTGCGCCTAAGCCATTGGCGCCACCGGTGATAAGAATCGTCTTATCTTTGAGTGTTGAGGGATCATATGGTTTGTTGACGTCCACTGGTACCGATTGCTTTACTGTCTGCCGCACGTCGCCCATTTCTAGTTCGGATCTGATGGTGATATTTCTAAAGCGAGAAACAATGGCCTCAGCGAGCGCGAACAGAGACGATG
This portion of the Trichoderma atroviride chromosome 6, complete sequence genome encodes:
- a CDS encoding uncharacterized protein (EggNog:ENOG41), translating into MGDVRQTVKQSVPVDVNKPYDPSTLKDKTILITGGANGLGAHMVRHWAAHGANIIVGDVADRAGEELVASLRMAYPKGVFEFRHCDVTNWESQVGLFEAAIQISPYGSVDIVVPNAGIILPAEATKFENPDFVNGKIPEPNTATLDVNVRGVIYTSHLALYYLPRNKRPDRCLLFVGSVASIIPLPGQSQYSMSKHAILGLFRSLRGTAFLKDIRINMIAPYYTAQTKMLQATTEALLLAGSAGPGQVPDVIDAATRLIADETVAGRALVIGPRLKPYDAENLDLVNGGEAVEGQAVWECYAHDYDQVETFVKRYLWLLNAAAKARGMLAWIRDILAIWKRS